A segment of the Streptomyces sp. P9-A2 genome:
CGTTCCGTAGGACTGGTGCGCCGGTCCGCGCACCACCCGCACGGGCACTTCGGTGCCGGGCGCCGGCACCCCCAGTGCCAGCAGGGTCCAGTGCGGCCCCCGGAACGCGTCGAAGAGGCGCACGCCGTCCACCGTGGCGTCGGGGGCGCGGTCGCCCGCCCGCAGCGGGCCGGGAGCCGTACGTGTCTCGCGCGTGAGGGACGACGCCGGGTAGCCCAGGCCCAGTTGGCGCGTGGCCGCTCCGCGCCTGGTCTCGCCCCGGTGGACGCTGGTGGACAGGCTGAGCATCTGCGCGGCGATCGGGCGCCGCTCCTCCTCGTAGGTGTCCAGCAGGGGCGCGCCAGCCCCGTCGCGCAGCACCGCGCCCAGCTTCCAGCCCAGGTTGTGGGCGTCCTGGACGCTGGTGTTGAGGCCCTGCCCGCCGGCCGGGGAGTGCACGTGTGCCGCGTCACCGGCGAGGAACACCCGGCCCGCGCGGAAGCGGTCGGCCAGCGCGGCCCGTGGGCGGAAGTCCGAGGCCCAGCGGACCTCGGTGACGTCGTCGGGGGCGAGGTGGGAGCGGGCGGCGACGACCCGCCGTATGCCGTCGAGGGAAAGGTCCACCTCCGTACCGTGCGCGAACCGGGTGGTCAGCTGGAAGTCCTCCGTCCCGGCCAGCGGACAGATCGCGAGGATGTCGCCGCCCGCCCCGTCTCCGTCGTCGCCGCCGCCGTCGCGGGGCGGGAAGATGTGCCAGTTGTCGCGGTCGAGGCCGGTGATCCGCACGTCCGCCACGAGCATGGGGCCCGGGTCGAGTTGCTCCCCGGTCATGGCGATGCCGACCGCGCGGCGCACCGTCGAGCGGCCGCCGTCCGCGGCGACGGTGTACCGGGCGCGCACCGTGTCGCCGGAGGTGAGGCGCGCCGTCACGCCCTCCTCGTCCTGGGTCAGGCCGGTGACCTTCCGGCCGAAGGCGACCTTGCCGCCGAGTTCCTCCAGTCGCTCCAGCAGGATCCGCTGTGTGCGCCACTGCGGAATCATGCAGGGCTCGGTGTACGGCGAGTTCTCGTCCGCCCCGACCGGGTCGAACATCCGGTGCTCGCCGACCCGCTCGCCGTCCTGCCAGATCATCCCGGCCGGGTAGGTTCCGCCCGCCGCGCGGATCGCGTCGTACACGCCGAGGTCGTCGAAGATCTCCATGGTGCGCGGCTGGAGCCCTTTGCCGCGCGAGCCGGGGAACAGCCCGTCCGCCCGTTCCACGACCTGGGCGGGAACCCCGCGCCGGGCCAGGTCGATACCGAGGGTGAGGCCGGTGGGGCCGGCGCCCACGATCAGGACATCGGTGTCGTTCACGATCCGCTCCTTAACGCTGTTAAGTGACTGTCATTGCCGAGCGTGGCCTTAACGGTGTTAAGTTGTCAAGTGTGAGTACGGAACGACGCGCGCCCCTGGATCGCGAACGGGTCGCCGACACGGCGCTGAGGCTGCTGAACGAGGTGGGCCTGGACGGTCTGACGCTGCGCGCCATCGCCAGGGAACTGGACGTCAAGGCGCCCGCCCTGTACTGGCACTTCAAGGACAAGCAGGCGCTGCTCGACGAGATGGCGACCGAGATGTACCGGCGGATGACGGCCGGTGCCGCACTCGACGCCGGTGACACCTGGCGGGAGCGACTGCTGAAGGCCAACCGGGGACTGCGCGCGGCGCTGCTCGGCTATCGCGACGGCGCGAAGGTGTTCAGCGGCTCACGCTTCACCGGTCTCGTGCACGCGGAGCAGATGGAGGGCAACCTGCGCCTGCTCAAGGCCGCCGGCCTCACCCTGCCCCAGGCGGCCCGCGCGCTGAACACGACGTACCTCTACACGCTCGGGTTCGTCACTGAGGAGCAGGGCGTCGAGCCGCTGCCCGGAGAGCGCCGCGAGGGCTTCGACCTCGCCGAGCGCGCCCGCCTCATGGCCGGTTTCCCGCTGGCGGCCGAGGCGGGCAAGGAGATCTTCGAGGACTACGGCCGGCACTTCGAGGAAGGACTGGCGCTGCTGATCGCGGGGATCGCGGCGCGGTACGGCGTGGACTGAAAAACGCTCAGCGCGCCCTGGACAGCGCCGCCCGGATCTTCGGCGTCAGCGTCTCCTCCACGTACCGGTTCAGCAGCCAGGCCAGGAGCAGCATCGCGGCGACGGTGAGGGCGAAGGTCTCCGCCGAGCCGATGCCGAGGCCGCGGTGCAGGCCGTGGATGACCACCCAGCCCAGGTGCTCGTGGACCAGGTAGAACGGGTAGGTGAGGGCGCCGGCCACGGTCAGCCAGCGCCAGTTCGCCCAGTCCAGCCGGCCCAGCGCGATGGCGGCGACCGCGGCGAAGCCGAGCGTGACGATCAGGATGATGCCGAACGAGGACCGGTTGGAGAAGGCGTCCGCGCTCGGCGCGTGCCACAGGTCCTGGACGGCGTAGTGCTGGCCGATCAGCCAGCTCACCCCGACGATGCCCCAGGCGTACGCGTCCCTGCGGTCGCGGTGGACGAGGTACAGGCCGATGCCGCCGATGAAGAACGGCGCGTACTGGGGCATGAGGACGAGGTCGAGCAGTGGCTCGTTCGCGGCGTCGGCGATCGCGGCGGCCATGGTCCACACCGCGCAGAACAGGATCACCCGTTGCCGGTTCGCCCCGGGCATCACCACGAACAGGGCGAACAGCGCGTAGAAGCGGATCTCCACCCACAGCGTCCAGCACACCCCCAGCACCCGGTCCGCGCCGAGCGGCTGCTGGAGCATCGACAGGTTCACCAGGGCGTCGCTGGGCGAGACCGCCTCGTAGACGACCACCGGCAGGGCGAACACGGCCGTCACCAGGAGGACCGCAGCCCAGTAGGCGGGCAGCAGACGGGAGGCGCGGGAGGCGAAGAACGACCGGATCGGCCGGCCCCAGCCGCTCATGCAGATGACGAATCCGCTGATCACGAAGAAGATCTGGACGCCGAGGCAGCCGTACGCGAAGAACTCATGGAGGGTGGGGAACTGGATCTTCGGGGAGCTTCCCCAGGCGGTGGTGACATCGCCGCCGCGACCGCCGTAGTGATAGGCCGCCACCATCAGCGCGGCGACCAGCCGCAGTCCGTCCAGGGCGCGCAGCCGGGGCCGGACGCGCGGCTTCCCCGTCTCCGCCGGCCGGGTCGCTTCGGGCACCGGACGGGCGAGCGTGCTGGTCAAGGAAAACCCCTGGGTTTCATGATTCCGGCCGGATTCGGCCGCGGATACGCCAGCACGCTAGTCCGATGGACGGTGAACAGCCGAATGTCAGGCCAACGATTCTCCGGCCGGTAGAGGTGAGTTCACCTGGATGTCGTTTTGGCTTTCTAAATTCTCCGAGCATCCCCCTTGCGTGGAAGAAAACGCAACCAATGCTGTCGCGGAGCGCGCGCGCAGCTGGTTCGGCAAAACAGGAGTGCCATGACGACGGTTCAGAACAGACGGGCACGTGTGCGCGGAGGGGAGCTGGACGACTGTTTGCGTGCCTGCGCGGTACACAGCGGAAAGCTCGTCGGCAGTGTGGACCGCCGCCGAATCGAGCTCGCCGAGCAGCTCCGCAAACTGCTCGTCGTGGTCACGACCGGTGACGCCCCCACCGCCGCGCCGGCCGCGCCGAGCGGTGCCGCAGCCCGCCTCAAGCGGGTTGTCAAGGGCGCGTCGACCCCCGCCGCCGGCATCCCCAACGACGTGCTGGACGCCCTGCTCGCCGTCGCCAACAAGGCCCTGGAGTGCGGCTACGACGACGAGCTGGACCTCGCCCTGGTCATCAGCGACACCGTCCTCGCCCAGCGCAAGAACTCCCGCGCCGGCTGGCGGCTGCGCGCCCGGCTGATGGAGGCCCTCGGCGACGAGACCGAGGCCGTACCCGCCTACGAGCGGTACCTGGGACTCACCGACAGCGACGGGTTCGGCGTCTCCGCGAAGATCGCCGGACTGCGTGTCGCCGCGGAGAAGGACCGGGAACTCCTGGCCCTGCTGCGCCGCCAGTGCCCGCGCGCCGAGCGGTTCGCCGCCGGCCCAGCCACCGACGTATGGGCCGAGGGCCTGGCCGCGTACGCCGTGGGGGACTGGTCCGAGGCCGAGCCGCGCATGGTGGGAGCGCTCCTCGCACTGGCCGCCGAGCAGGCGCCGGTCGCCGACCGGCAGGAACTGCTCGGCCAGTACCTGGAGCTGCGCTCCGCGCGCGGCGACGCCGACCTGCCCGCGCTCACCGAGGTCCTCGCCCTCTACGCCGAGCAGCGCCGCAACCGGATGCGCGGTCCCGTCGCCGACCCCACCATCGGCGGCGTGGAGTGGATCAGCCTCGGTGAGTTCCGCAACCAGGTGGCCGGCAAGTCCGTCTGCCTCATCGCCAACTCCGGGCGAGTCGGCAGCAGTTCGATGGGCGCCGAGATCGACGCCTACGACCTGGTGGTCCGTTTCAACTCGTACCGCATCGACGAGAAGCACACCGGCGGGCGCACCGACATCCACGCCACCATCCACAAGCACGGCTTCAACTGGGACCAGCCGGTCACCACCCGGCTCGTGTTCGGCGGCGTCTCCGGCGACTGGAAGTACTCCCTGCGCAACCGCCTGGTGCCCGGCGCCCAGCGCCATCTCGGCGACGAGTCACTGCGCTGGCCCGTGCGCAACATCGGCAAGCTCGGCTCCGACGTCTGGTCGGGCATTCCGACCACCGGCTTCAACATGCTGTTCCTGCTGGACTTCCTGGACGTCAGCCCGACCCTCGACCTGATCGGCTTCGACTTCTACGAGAGCGGCGCCTACCGCGTGCCGGAAGCCATGAAGATGCCGATCACCTCCGTGCACGAGTACACCAGCGAGAAGGATTGGGTCATGCAGCGGGCCCAGCGAGTGACCGACATGAGGATATCCCTGCGATGACCATCACCCCCGGGGCAGCGACCACGGCCCCCTCGACGCCGGCTCTCTCGTCGGACGCGCTCACCGGCAAGCGCCGCGTCGCCTTCGCCGCCTACGTCGACGAGAACTACCTGCCCGGTTTCCTCGCCCTGCTGCGCAGCCTGGCGCTGTCCAACCCGGGCGTGTGCGAGGACTTCGTCGTGCTCCACGACGACCTGCGCCCCGGCTCCATCGCCAGGATCCGCGCCCTGCACCCGCGGATCGTGCTGCGCCGGGTGAACACCGAGCACTACGACACGTACAAGAAGGGCGACCAGGACAACTACCTGGTCCGCAAGGCGTACTTCATCCTCGACGTCTTCCGGCTGCGTGAGTACGACACCGTCATCACGCTCGACACCGACATGGTCGTCCTCGGCGACCTCGGTGAACTGCTGCGGCTGCGCGAGGGCCTGGCGGCCGTCCCGCAGTTCTTCTACGGGCAGCACAAGCTGAACTCCGGGCTGCTGGTCATCCAGCGCGAGTACCTCGGCGACGCGTTCTGCGCCAAGCTGGACGCGACCGGACGCAGCGGCGACTACGAACTCGACAAACACGACCAGGGCATCCTCAACGCCGTCCTGGACGGCGACTTCGTCCGCCTCGACGCCCGCTACAACTTCGTCAAGCGGCGCCTGTCCGGCGACCTGCCGGTCCCCGACGACACCGCGATCCTGCACTTCACCGGCCGCCACAAGCCCTGGCAGGGCGGCGAGGCCGGATACGGCCAGGCGGAGGACCGCTGGCGCGAGTTCGACATGTCCGACGCCGAGTTCCAGGCCGCCTACCTGTCTCAGTCCGGCGGCCTCCATCACGACCTGCTGGTGCACCTCGGTACCCCGCATGTCGCGCGCACCGGAGACACCGAGAGCGCCCGCAAGGTGGCCGCCGCGCACATCGCGTCCGGCGACTACCAGGACGCCGTCGACATCCTGAGCAGCGTGCGCATACCGCTCGACGAGGCCTGGCCGCACGAGGTGCTCGGGCACGCCCTGATGAGCGTCTCCCGCTACGACGAGGCCAAGGCCCAGCTGCTGCTCGCCGCGGCCGCCCCCAACCGCGCCGCCACCGCCTACGCCCGGCTCGCCCAGATGGCCTGGGTGCACGGCGACGACACCGCCTCGCTGCGGCACGCCACCGCCGGTATCTCCATCGACCCCACCCACCGCTCGAGCCGGCTGTGGGCCCAGCGCGCCGCCTCCGTGCCCGCGCGTGAGCTGGGCAGCGCCGAGGACCAGCTGGCGCACGTCGCCTTCTACATGGACCGCCAGGGCAACGCCGGCGACAAGCTGCTCCCGGAGACCGTCCGCCTGGGCTTCGGCCCGGACACCACCTCCCGCCGCTGGCACTCCGTCCACGCCCACCGCCTGTTCGACGAGGCCGCCCTGGAACGGGTCAACGCCCGGCGCGGCCTGGTCATCGGCGGCGGTGGGCTGTTCATCCCGGACACCATGCCCAACGGCAACAGCGCCTGGCAGTGGAACGTGCCCGACGAGCACCTGCGCGCCATCGACGTGCCGATCATGGTGTACGCGGTCGGTTTCAACGCCTTCGACGGCCAGTCCTACCGGGCCGGGCGGTTCCGCGAGAGCCTGCGCCTGCTGGTGGAGAAGTCCGCGTTCTTCGGGCTGCGCAACCACGGCTCCATCGCCAAGGTACGGGCCATGCTCCCGGACCACCTGCACGACAGGGTCCGCTTCCAGCCCTGTCCCACCACGGTCAGCCGCCAGCTGGTGGCCGGCTGGCAGGACCCGGCGAAGCGCGACGACACCGTCCTGCTGAACGCCGCCTACGACCGGGCCGGCCTGCGCTTCGGGCACGACTACGGGCACTTCCTCGCGGAGATCGCGAAGGCCGTGCGGGGCATCGGCGCGCACACCGAGGTCCAGTGCGTGGCGCATTCGCTGGACGACGAGCGGATCGCCTTCGACCTGCGCCGCGAGCACGGAATCTCGCTGCCGGTGATCCCGATGTACGACTTCGACAACGACGCCATCCGGGAGCTGTACGCCAGGACCCGCCTGGTCATCGGCATGCGCGGGCACGCCGGGATGATCCCCTTCGGTGTGGGCACACCGATCATCAGCCTGATCTCGCACCCGAAGATGGCGTACTTCCTGGCCGACATCGAGCGCCCCGAGTGGGGTGTCTCCGTGCACGAGCGGAACCTGGGCGCCGTGCTCACCGAGCGGGCGACCGGCATCCTGGACCGCCATGCGGCGACCGTCGCCGACGTCCACGAGCGACAGCAGTCGCTGTGGAAGGTCACCGAGGCGAACGCCGCCGACCTGCGGGCGATCCTCGGCGAGTGAAACGGGGTGAGCCCCCGCGGCCGGTCCCAGGATGCTCCGGGACGGACCGCGGGGGCTCACGCATGCCGCGCGCCGAGTGCTTCATGCCGGGCCCGCGGCCTCAGCGGCCCAGAGCCCTGCGCACCAGCCGGGACAGCCGCGAACCGTCGCCGCTGCCGCCGCCGTTCTTCGCCCGGTCCTCGTCGTACGCCTTGCGCAGCTGCTCGAAGTGGTCCGCGCGGGTACGACTCAGGTACTCATCCGTGAGTAGCGGCTTGGCCAGCGACCAGGCCCTCCGGTGGTCGCCGGCGTAGTGGGCGACGTAGGCCTTGGACAGTTCCAGCACCGACTTGAAGGGGATGCCGCCGGTGTGGTCGCGGTCGATCCGGTCCTGGACGGCGGATATCAGTGCCAGCTTCTCGTCGGCGGAGGAGGTGTCCTCCGCGATGGACTTCAGCACGTCCGCAGGGATCGGCCGGACCACCTCGAAGGCGAGCGTGGAGCGGATCGGCGGCCCGGCGATCTCGATGTACGGCAGCAGCGCGCCCGTGCTGTGGTGCAGCCACGGCAGCCGGGGGCCGGCGAAGTCCTGGTGCAGGACGACCGAGCCGGGCCGCAGCCGGGTCAGGAACCGCTCGGTCACGCAGCGGAACACCCGGGGGGTCTTGGCGATGTCGATGTGCAGGAACTCGATGGGGCTGGTGTCCTCGGGGTCCGAGGTCTTCCAGAGGTCCCCGGCGTGGATCTCCAGGAACGGCAGGAACGGTTCGAGGCGTCCGCGGAAGTCGTCCAGGAAGGAGTTGTCGTCGGCCGGTTTGCTGCCGGAGGTGAAGAACTTCTCCGTCGCGAACGTGCCCTTGCCGACGCGGAAGAAGTCGTACGCGTGCAGCCGCCCCCGGCGCTCGTCGAAGACGGGGCTCTCGCGCAGCCCGAGCGCGAGGGCATAGGTGGAGCCGCCGCCACCGGAGCCCAGTTCGACCAGCCGGTCCTCGCCCGTGAGGTGATGGCGCCCCAGCAGATAGAGGAACCGCAGTTCCCAGGCGCTGACCTGGGAGTAGGGGATGGCGTCCGGCAGACGGACGTCGTCGAGGAGCGGGTAGAGCCGGCCGATGTTCGTCATGGATGCCTCACGGGTTGAGTGACTCCGGAGAAGGGCGGCAAGCGTGGCGATCCTATGAGTGTGGACGTCGGCTCGCCATGGAATCCATGGAGCTAGCGGGTTTTCGCTCGAACTTTCACCGGTCTTCGCTCGTCGTTCACCAGGGAGGGCCGGTGTGCCCGCTCCGGCTCGTCGGCCGGGGCGGGCGGGCGACGCGTGTGCGCGTGCTCACGTGCGCGTATGCGCGTTCAGCGGCGGGCCATCGCCCGGCGCAGCCTGAGCGCCTTGCGCGCGACCTTCCGGACCGTGGCGTTGCGCGGCAGGAACCCCAGCTGGGGCGGCACCCCGCCGGGCAGTCCGAGGGACGTCAGTCGCTTCTTCCTGAAGTAGCGCCGGGTGCCGTCGTCCAGCCGCGTCGCCAGGTACCGCTCGGCCTCGGGCCGCAGGTCCGGCAGGATCTTCGGCTGCATCGTGAACCCGACGGTCCGTACGAGGTCGCCGAGTGCGTCGGTGTCCATGCGCCCGCGCCCCTCGGCGACCGCGGCCCCGTCCGTCGGCTCCGGCAGCAGCGCGTCGACGATGGTGACCGGGACGCGGTTGCTGTTCTCGAACGGCGTCAGCCGGTCCAGCAGGGTCTCGGTGCCGACCCGGGCGACCGGCAGCCCGTACAGGGCGGACGCGGTCAGCAGGGCGGTGGAGAAGCAGCCGACGACCAGGGCCGGACGCATCCGCTGGTACAGCACCTCGGCCAGCACCGGGGTGTCCACCACCGTGAGATCGACGCCGAGCCGTTCGGCCTCTTCCTCCAGGGTGCGGGTGAAGCGCGCCGGGGCCGTGGGGTGCGGTTTGAACACCACCCGGGTGTGACCGAGGTGCACCGCGCCCTTCAGCATCCGCACATGAAGGTTCTCCTCCTCCTCGGCGGAGAGGATGTTCAGCGCGGACAGGTACTGGCCCAGCAGCAGCGCGGGCTCCGTCACGTCCGGCAGTCCGTCGCCGGTGCCGGCCAGTTCGGCCAGCACCTTGGTGAACGACGGGGTCGCCACCACCTCCGGCGCCACCCCGAACTCGGTGAGCAGCAGCGGTTCGAGCCCCGGCACCAGGTCGAGGTGGAGCAGCCGTTCCACCCGGGTGCCGACCAGCGGGTCGAGCTTGTTGCGGGTGGGGCCGTAGCTCATCAGGCCGTCCGCGTAGACCGTGATGGGTGCGTCGGTGAAGATCTGCGTCATTCCGAGGGCCGGGTTGACCTGGATGGACTCCACGGCGAGGGTCAGGTCGTCGTCGCCCAGGTCCCAGAGCAGCCGCAGATACCGCTCCCACAGGGGAACGTCCTCCAGGCGCGGCGCCCAGCCGCCGGGGTGGAACGGGAAGATGGCCTTGTTCCACGACAGCACGTCGTCGAACCGGGACCGCAGCAGCTCGAACCCGGGCATCTCGTCGACGGCGGGCGTCGTCTCGGGCGTCGTCGCGTTGTTGGAGACCAGCAGGATCCGCCGGTCGACGGGCGCGAAGCAGCCGGAGTCCAGGGCGGCGGCGAGCGTGGCCGTGCCGTACAGGGTCGACGCCATGAAGATCTGCGTGGTCACGCGGCGACCTCCGTGGCCGGCACGGGGCGGCGGCGCAGCCGGCGCAGCCGGCCGGCGCGCTCGGCGTCCATCGAGCCGAGTGCGTCGTCGAGTACGTCCTGCGGCATGCGCCGCAGTGCGGCGGTGCTCATAGCCTTCAGTTGTCGCGCCACGGAGGGCTCGAACCTTTCGATGGTTCCCAGATGGTGGGAAATGATGGCGCAGTACGTGCGTACGGCCTTCGGCAGCAGGGTCGCCGCGTCGGAATCCCGCGCGGTCTCCTCGATCACCTGGTCGAACGCGCGAATGAAGTCGAGCTGCCGGACGTCCCCGATCTGGGTGAGCGACGAGGAGACACCACGCCGGTAGAAGACGCCGAGGAGGCCGGCCACCGCGAAGGACTCCGCCTCCCGGTGCAGCTTCCAGATCCAGGGCCGGTCCTCGGCGGTGCGCAGTCCGTCGGTGAAGTGCAGCACGCCGCGTTCGACGAGCCTGCGGTGGTAGATGCCCGCCCAGGCGTAGGCGTAGTCGACGGAGGTGGTCCGGTGGGCGGGGAGGATCGCGTCGCGCGGGTTCAGCGCCACATTGCGCCGGCCGTGCGGGACGCGGTGGACGGCACGGGCCCGCGCGGTGCACTGCACATGGTCGGTGCGGACGAAGTCGCAGTCCAGCTTCTCGATGGCGGAGACCAGGCGGGCGTAGTAGCCGGGCGCCAGCCAGTCGTCGCCGTCCAGGAAGGTCAGGTACTCGCCGCGGGCCCGGTCGATGCCGGTGTTGCGGGCGGTCGCCAGGCCGCCGTTCTTCTCGTGGCCGACCAGCACCGCCCCCGGCAGTTCACGCTCGGCACGCGCGAGGAGGTCCGCGGTCCCGTCGGTCGAGCAGTCGTCGACGAGAATGAATTCGAAGTCGTCCCGCGCGTTGGCGCGCAGACTTCGCAGGGCATCGGGGACGTAGGGGCGCACGTTGTAGAACGGCACGATGACGGAGAGCTTGAGCACGTCTTCGACGTTAGGCGGCTGCCCGTCATTCGTCTTTACCTGAACCTTGATACGGGGTGAACGACGCGTGGCGAAGCAGTGAAGCAAACATTTTTCCGGGGAGTGGACGGGCTGATTCCCCATTCGGCGATCTCCTGTTCACCATTTGTTGGATTCGGGTTGGGCCACTCCTAGAAATTGCTTCCTAACGTCTTCGTTGTGCCAGCAAGTGCAACGAAGTCCCTGCGAGTCGCCGTTCTCGCGGATTCCGATACCCGGTGGAAATGGGGCGCGCTCACCGCGAACCGCATTGCCCCGGAGAATTCGGACATCCGTCTGGACGGTTATCTCCTGCGGGGCCGTGCGACTCCCACCGCCCGTCAGCTCGACGAGGTCGGCGTCCGGGCGGACGCCCTCCACGAGGTGACCGCGGTCCAGTTCCTGCACGCGATGAAGGAGGAGCCGTACGACCTCCTGGTCCTCGCGCTGGTCGGCGGCGGGGTGCAGGCGATGCTGCACGGGCTCGGGCGGATCTGGGGTGATGCCGCGGCAGACCGGGTGAAGCGGCCCGTCGTCGTCACCGGATACGTCGGAGTCGTCTACGAGAAGCTCGCCGACGGCCTGCTGCTGCGCCACGGAGCCGACCTCGTCCTCGCCAACTCCCGTCAGGACGCGGAACGTTTCCGCGCCGTGTACGAAGGCGTGGGCGCCGGCGCCGGCTCGGTGACGGAGGTCGCGCTGCCGTTCCTCGGCGGGGCCGCCTACACCGGCGGGCACGACCCCTCCGCGCAGCAGGGGCGCGGGCCCTACACGGTCGTCTTCGCCGCCCAGCCCTCCGTGCCGGAGAACCGCCGGGACCGTACCTACCTGCTGAACCGGCTGGTCGGGCACGCCCGTCGGCACCCCGAGCGCGAGGTGCTGCTCAAGCTGCGCTCCAAGCCGGGCGAGCACACCACGCACATCGAGGAACTGCCGTACCAGAAACTGGTCCAGCGGCTCGACCCGCCGGCCAACTTCCGCCTGGTGTACGGGCACATGGGCGAGGTCCTGGACCGCACCGACCTGCTGGTCACGGTGAGCTCCACGGCCGCCCTGGAGTCCCTGCACCGCCGCATCCCCACCGCGGTCCTCACCGACCTCGGCGTACGCGAGGCGCTCGGCAACCACCACTTCGTCGGCTCCGGCTGCCTCGCCTCCTGGGACCAGCTCGACGCCGGCCACCGGCCCGTACCGGACGCGGAGTGGGTGTCCCGGCAGGGTGTGGCCGCCGGGGACGCCTCCTCCGGGGGAGGGTCGTACGAGACGGCCTTCGACACCGCCCGCGCCCGCATCGCCGAGCTGCTCGACCGCCCCGGCGGCCTGCCCCCGTTGGACCCGTACTACACGCCCGTCACCGCGCCCGGCTACCTGCCCGGCCTGCTCGCCCGCCATCACCTCGGCCCGGACGGCACCCCGCTGCCCGGCACCCCCGCCGCCGGCAAGGAGCCCGGACCGGTCCGGCAGATCGTGCGCCGCGCGGCGCGCGGCGCCTACCGCCACGGAGTCCAGCGGGTGGCCCCGGTGATCCGTCGGATGGGCGAACTGTGAGCGCCTCCCTCACGGCCGGCCGTGACCGCAGTCTCTCCAGTCCTCCCAGTCCTCCCAGTCCTTCCAGTCCTGCTCAAGGAGCTGATCCCATGACCGAACCGCAAGGGGGCCGGAGCGGCACCCCGGTTCGCCGGGTGCTCGCCGTGATCCCCGCGCGCGGCGGCTCCAAGGGAGTGCCCGCGAAGAACCTCACGCCGGTCGGCGGCGCGCCCCTGGTGACCCGCGCCGTCCGCGAGTGCCGCGCCGCACGCCAGGTGACGGACGTCGTCGTCTCCACCGACGACCAGGCCATCGCGGCCGCCGCCCGGCAGGCCGGCGCCGAGATCGTGATGCGTCCGGCCGCCATCGCGGGCGACCTCGCCACCTCGGAGGCGGCCGTCCTGCACGCCCTGGACGCCCACGAGGCGCTGCACGGCGCCGCGGTGGACGTCGTCCTGCTGGTCCAGTGCACCAGCCCCTTCCTGACGCGCGAGGACATCGACGG
Coding sequences within it:
- a CDS encoding glycosyltransferase family 2 protein — translated: MLKLSVIVPFYNVRPYVPDALRSLRANARDDFEFILVDDCSTDGTADLLARAERELPGAVLVGHEKNGGLATARNTGIDRARGEYLTFLDGDDWLAPGYYARLVSAIEKLDCDFVRTDHVQCTARARAVHRVPHGRRNVALNPRDAILPAHRTTSVDYAYAWAGIYHRRLVERGVLHFTDGLRTAEDRPWIWKLHREAESFAVAGLLGVFYRRGVSSSLTQIGDVRQLDFIRAFDQVIEETARDSDAATLLPKAVRTYCAIISHHLGTIERFEPSVARQLKAMSTAALRRMPQDVLDDALGSMDAERAGRLRRLRRRPVPATEVAA
- a CDS encoding DUF6716 putative glycosyltransferase — translated: MPASATKSLRVAVLADSDTRWKWGALTANRIAPENSDIRLDGYLLRGRATPTARQLDEVGVRADALHEVTAVQFLHAMKEEPYDLLVLALVGGGVQAMLHGLGRIWGDAAADRVKRPVVVTGYVGVVYEKLADGLLLRHGADLVLANSRQDAERFRAVYEGVGAGAGSVTEVALPFLGGAAYTGGHDPSAQQGRGPYTVVFAAQPSVPENRRDRTYLLNRLVGHARRHPEREVLLKLRSKPGEHTTHIEELPYQKLVQRLDPPANFRLVYGHMGEVLDRTDLLVTVSSTAALESLHRRIPTAVLTDLGVREALGNHHFVGSGCLASWDQLDAGHRPVPDAEWVSRQGVAAGDASSGGGSYETAFDTARARIAELLDRPGGLPPLDPYYTPVTAPGYLPGLLARHHLGPDGTPLPGTPAAGKEPGPVRQIVRRAARGAYRHGVQRVAPVIRRMGEL